The Schistocerca gregaria isolate iqSchGreg1 chromosome 2, iqSchGreg1.2, whole genome shotgun sequence genome contains the following window.
tgttacgacacgtggctctaccctccattcgatccctgcgaaaccctacatttcagcaggataatgcacgaccgcatgttgcaggtcctgtacaggcctttctggatacagaaaatgttcgactgctgccctggccagcacgttctccagatctctcaccaattgaaaatgtctggtcaatggtggccgagcaactgcctggtcacaatacgccagtcactactcttgatgaactgtggtatcgtgttgaagctgtatgggcagctgtgcctgtacaccccatcaaagctctgtatgactcaatgcccaggtgtatcaaggccgttattaggtgcagatgtgtttgttctgggtacttatttctcagaacctatgcacccaaattgcgtgaaaatataatcacatgtcagttctggcataatgtatttgtgcaatgaatacccgtttatcatgtgcatttctttttgttatagcaattttaatggccagtagtgtaaaacaagCGGAGTGAACCACtggtgaattccaaagtgctaccagtagttcaggtagcacagtgactgtgcgttgTGAGTTAAAGAGGATGAGTTGCAGTGGTCGGGCAGTtcctcataagacacacatttctTTAGGCAATGTCAAGCAACTCTTTGGGCGGTGTACGGAGCCGCCGCACAGTTGATTTGGAGTTACGATCGACCTATGTCCTGTGACAGTGAGTGGGATGGCTTTGGATTTGCCGAATGCCTGAAGAACGTTACATACCAGCACGTGTACCACCAAAGGTGAAGTattgaggaggtggtgttatgataGTAAGGAGTTTCTCTTTCTTAGCATGCGGAGGCTTTATTGCACTTAattcagaagaatgtgaaaatattttactgctttCTGTCCTGGATATAGTAGAGGAACTGCTCAGAGACGATGACTGCTTGTATCAACATGATAAAGGACCCTGTTATAAAGAAATAACTGTGAAGCAGTCTGTGACcagtgacatacctgaaatgttctgGTCTGTTCAGTCCCGTCCTGAAACTAATGAAAGATCGgcttgagttagaacgtcgacttcactcttGAACCTAGTCCAACGTGTTTCTCTGGTTTcatagaatggactgccattcctccaaagacattcaGGCACATCACTGAaagctgaaagtgtccccagcagagttcaagctgtcataaaggcataGGGTAAACATAGCCCATACAAATGTGCAGTAATGGGTGTCCACATAATTTTTACCATATGAGCTCCTCGTCCAGGAGGTGAAGACTCAGGGGATGTGTAccagctgctgtgtcatcctctgccacttGGAGCCTTGAAAATGTGGTATGGGGGGGTATGTGGTCACGACACGGCTCCCCCCGCGGTTTGTTGATTTTCCAGGCCATAGAGCTGCTATTAATCTGTCAAATATCTCGTCAGtcagtatcacgaggctgagtgcacctcgcttttgACCGTATAATTCATAGTGAACTTCTTCCTCGACGAATCGAGGTATCTTTCAAGGCTAGACGCGGTCTAAACAGTACTATCACCATGCCTCCTGAAGGGTGATCGATTTTTATGCCGTAAGTGTACGTCTCTAATATGTGTTTGGATACATAATTCGCGTGGCGTTCCAGATGCGGAAGGACAAGGCTCGCCTGTTGACTGGCCTACGCTATGGTGTGATGAAAGGTGTCCTCGAGAAGCATGGATGCCGCTACAAGCTGGCCATGGAAGGTGGTCGCCCCAAGGGACGCCAGCAAGACGctcgaccgcaggtcagatgctgcCGTCAGCGGCGGTGTCGCAGCTCCAGGAGGCGCTGCCGCACTCGCGCACCCTCCAGCAgctcgcaccaccgccgccagtgGAAGTGTCGCAGTTCCAGGAGGCGCTGCCGCACTCGCGCACCCTCCAGCAACACGCGACACCGCCGCCAGTGGAAGTGTCGCAGCTCCAGGAGGCGCTGTAGCGCTTGCTCACGCTCCAGCACCACGCGCAACCGCCGCCAGCGGAAGGGTCGCAGCACCAAGAGGCGCTGCTGCGCTTGCACACGCTCCAGCAGCAAGCGCATGAGCCGTCGCAGCACGCACAGGTACCGCCACCCTACTACTATAGCGGTGTGCACCAAGAATGCTGGTGGTGGGTCAGTGCACAGTGGCAAGAGTAGAGTACCACATGACGCTCCAATGAATAGCGTCATTCTACAGTGTcatgtccattatgattatccgggCTCTTATGCTCGGTTGataaattttgtctcaattcccaacgcttcgtccccgtctgcgggagacatcttcaagggggtctgtagctcggtggaaggtccaacacacccgctggctAGCTacagctacagacccccttgaagatgtctcccgcagacggggacgaagcgttgggaattgagacaaaatttatcaaccgaccacggcataaaagcccggataatcataatgggccggccggagtgcccgtgcggttccaggcgctacagtctggagccgagctaccgctacggtcgcaggttcgaatcctgtctcggacacggatgtgtgtgacgcccttaggttagttaggtttaattagttctaagttctaggcgactaatgacctcagaagttacgtcgcatagtgctcagagccatttgaaccatttgaatcgtaatggacatgacatttccggccgtgaatgcCTACATTTTAGTATTCTACAGTGTGTATATGTGCCATGTGCTTCAGGGTGCACGTAGAACATTCACCATTCGTTGTAGAACATGCACCATTGATTTTCACGTTACTTCAGGTATAGTGAAGGTACTTAGCAACTAGAGAATGCACTATGGGTGGCAAAAAGCAAACATGACAAGTATTATCCTTAGAAGCGACTGCGATAATTTTTCAAGTACCAAAATGTCTCTACGAAGTGTCACTAGCAGAAACAATTTACCGCTTATCTTGACATTGCCAGTTGCCAGGATAGGTATTGGCTGGAGCGTGTGGCATTGGGCAGAGACAAAGAGGAAGCTGGCGCCATTGCAGGTATTCTCTGTCCCTGTCTGTACACAACGAACAAAGCACAGCGCACAAGGCAGCCACCTTCTTACTTGCACACAGTGATCTCTATACATGCCGGAGGGAGAAGTCTGGTCTCTGAGTATAGGACTGGAGCGTGTGTGCAGACACGTGTGCTTTGCATCGTGCGCCATGTTGCAGCttggcaaacaaatttccatcGGACTGTACGTGACAAAGAATTGCAGactgatttattttttcaaactttaTGTCGATATGTGATGTAACAGGCTGGTGTGGGAGCGGAATCGAGaagtattttcttttcgtgttctcGTGACGTATCCTACCAGCCATGTTGTAATTTGGCAAGAAACGAAGTATGAGCTTCTGTGACTGGCACGATCAGAcagctgaagttcaacatccaggtagTATAGATATCACTGCTTGCACAGCACTGTAGTACgttatgttgactatcagagtacggGGCACTTTAAAACAGCTGATTTCACAACAATACATCTTATACATGAATGAAGATATAAACTTGTGGTGAATTATAATCTACGAATATTTTTCAAAGAACTAACCAATTTCACAAGGGTATGCGTTTTATAAGCAAACGTATAAAAGCTTGGGGTAAGTTAAACTGTTACTTTTAGCATGATGGATTAATCTACTCGGTGGctataattaaaatgaaactactcatgaaggtccagtgtgggctgcaattattgtATGACAGATGTGCTAATATTTTAATGcagaacaaatataaaaaagcactccgccgtcaggccacgagtggcctaccgggaccatccgaccgccgtgtcatcctcagtggaggatgcaggtaggaggggcgggggtcagcacaccgctctcccggtcgttatgatgttattcttgaccgaagccgctactattcggtcgagtggctcctcaactggcatcacgaggctgagtgcactccgaaaaatggcaacagcgcatggcggcctggattgtCACctgtccaagtgccgaccacgcgcgaaagcgcttaacgtcggtgatctcacgggaaccggtgtagccactgcggcaaggccgttgcctagaaCAAATATAAGCTGGAAAATAATTAGTTCCAACTTTGGTCACGAGTTGTAAATCTGGCGCTGCACTGTCTTTGTATGACGATATGGCAACCACGCTGTCATTTGGCAAGCCATAACGTGAGCGAATAATACGATTATCGAGAAGGGAGACCGTGCGCTGTACAACTGTTTTATGTATACGGCAGCAATTGCAGTGCTGCATTGGGAGAGTATCGCCGACTTAAACGTGAGAGGAGAGGCTCGatgtcattaagtggtttaaagaagatgatagttACATTACAAAACGCGGGTGAGCACCTGGAGGAAGTAGTGCTGTTGTTGTAACTGATCACTCATTATGTGGCCCAGGCAGTGCTTGTGCTCGTGCAGTGATACGAGGACTGTGAACCTTAGTCAACAGTACAGAAATTTCTGTGGTCTATTTTACACCGGTATCCGTACAAAACCCAAATCGTGCAGCAACTAAAGCTAATGATCCGCAGCAATATTCTGACTtttctcttcggtttctggcatggaGTGAAGTAGATAAACCGTGGTCGAAAAATTTCCTGTGTAGTGGTGAGACACATTTTACACTGGAGGGTGCAGCAGATATGCAGAACTGGCGAATTTCTGATACTACAAAACCATGCGCAAAGGGCCATTGCACTTACCGTAtgggactgtgtggtgtggattcatcaGCGCCTTTATTCTCCGTCCGTTCTTCTTGAAGAAAATGCTCCCAAGAGGGCTTATCAGGTGTACACTGAAGTCCTCGCATTAtcaagacctccttgtacagcacgtgattcctggtttggaagagcgcaactgtgtggaaacaatTGTTTTCACGAGATAAGGCAGTACTTCATGTAACTCGCTGAGTGAAAGATTTGCTTAATGCAATCCTCCATGAAGATGCTATCTGTAGAGCCttaccagatgcatggcctgcaagattatttgttgctcaaATTCCACCGGAAATGCTGCGAGAAACTGTTGGTcggtgctcacactgaacaaacTGCGTAAGCAGCGGGTAATAATAAAATCAGATTTATGCCTTTCTCTCTTGTTTGACTTTTTCTACCCACATCCTGTTTCTAATCCATCACATTCGGAAACATTACTATACATCTttattgcattcacagcgccagatttgcaccttgtggacaaaattggaaataattttttcccagcataagtcgattctgcattaacgcattagtttTATAGTTTATGCAGATTAACGCACCTAAATGCAGGTAACAACTATTTAAGGGACAATATAAACGTAAGCTTTATTCGAACAACATATATAATACATTGACTACCAAGTTATATTACGTTGACCCATCAACAAATACGGAACATGTTATTCCACAGTGTCTAATGCACTCTGCACATCATATCTTGTGCGCCACTATGCACACTGGAATATGTTTGTTCATATATCTCCAACACTCCCCCATGAAGAAATAGTTTCAGATACTCAACACTATGCATCCAAGGTTAAACCATAATGTTTCACCACCTTCTGAAATTTGTCCTTACTGAAAGGCGTGGTTAGGAGATCAGATAACATTTCTTCTGTGTATAGATAATTGAGGATTATATTCCCCTGTTCCACATGATGTCTTATAAAGTGATGCCTTATGTCAATATGTTTGGATCTTACATTGGTGACATTATTTTTTGCAAGTTTAATAGCTCCCATATTGTTACAAAATACCACAGTTGTCTTCAATGATGGAGGAGATTCTATTTCACTCATCAGTGTACGGATCCAAAGTGCTTCTTGGACGGTGGAGAACAAGGTCATATATTCAGCTTCTACagtacacaaagcaacagttcctTGTCTCTTACATGACCATGATATCAATCCTCTAATTAATATGAGACAACTTCCAATGATGGGGTGTCTGCTTTCCAACTCATTTCCCCAGTTTGCATAACTGTATCCTTCCAAATTTACATTTCCAGTTTTAGAACATTTTAACTTATGATCAGCCGTTCcatttaaatatctgaatattcTCTTGACTGCCATCCAATGTTTTTCTCTCGGATCACTGCATTTGTGGCAAATGCAATGTCTCGTCTGGAAGTCTGTCCTAAGTACAGTAGACTTCCTACAACTTCCAAATAGGATACACTTTCCTTACATTtcttgccatcatcagttattatcagtttttcattgttttgcaGGTTTACAATTTTACATATTGAACTTTTCTAAGATCTTCCTTGTGTACAGAGATTGATCAATCCATAATTCGTCTCTGTTGGCACTTCTTAGAATCTTCATGCATAAGTATTGATTAATTTCCCCTAAATCGTGCATATTAAATTCTGACCGTAACTGTTTTTAAAGTCATCTGGCTTTCACTATTGGTTAAAATTAAAAAATCATCTACCCATATGACCATTATTGCAATTTCGTCACTGCTCCTTTTATGATATATACTGGGATCTGCCTTTGACTGTAACATGCCTAGTTTTATCAAACTTTTATGCAAACATTTACTCCAGCAATGGCCACTTTCCTGtaatccatatattcctttcttcaaaCGCCAAATTCTCCTTTTCACTTGATAAGGTCGCTTAACTTCATCAGATGGAATCACATATATTTCCTCTTCCAGTCTTCCATTCAGGTAGGCTATTTGATGAATTAGTAAGACTTCCTTTACTGCAAGAGCTAAAAGGTATCTTAATGATGAATACTTCACCACTGGTGAGAAAGTATCATTGTAATCTATTCCTTCTTTCTGGGAATATCCTTTAACTACCAATCTGGCTTTGAATTTTGGTATTGCACTCTCAGGATTTTTAATACTAAACACCCTTCTTGTTCTTATtggttttttattttcaggcatgtCAACCCATTCATAAGCATCATTATGCACAAAAGATTGCAgctccttttcaataacttttttccAATCTTGAGCATTTGAACTTGCTAAAGCTTCATCAAGTGTGATTAGTTCATTGTTGATTGTTCCGCCAGCATACATTTCATAATCTGCATATTcttttggtttttttatatgtgaaGACTGCCTTAAACTGACTTCCTCTGTTGAATTTTCTTCCTCAATTTGATTCTCAGGCAGAACATCAGCTTCCTCTTTATTCTCGTCTTCCTCTGTTGCAGTTACATTTCTGTTTCAGCACTATCAAACACTACACCTGGTTGAATTGCTGTATCATTTTGACTACTTTCCTTTATTTTAGGTCTATAATCCTCCAAAAATCATCTCTACTACTTATTATATTCTTACTAAATCTGTAGCCTTTTGAATCATCACAGTagtcaacaaaaatatatttttgagattttacatCCCAATTTCCTCTTAATGGTTTCGGAATCTGAACTATGACTTCACATCCAAAGACTAGTGCTTTAGAtctggtttcttcccattccatactTCATAAGGTGTCTTGTGTCTCACAGCTTTGGTAGGTGGTCTGTTAATTAAATACACTGCTGTTGTACAGCCTCTGCCCAAAAACACTTAGGTAGTTCAGCATCACCTAACATACTACTTGCCTTTTCTACAATTGTTCGGTTGGCTCATTCTGCAGCTCCATTCTGAGAAGGACTGTAGCGAACGGCGGTCTGATGCCTaacacccattccattcaactgttccttaaaccgtctgtttacatattctgatccattgtctgacctaataattttaattttcttctcagTCTGTCTTTCGCCCATTTTGCAATAAACAACAAGTACATCATTCACTTGATCCTTGCTACTTATAAAATAAACATGCATGTATCTAGAAAAATCATCTGTAAATGTCAGGAAATAGAAGCTACCTCCTAAGGATTTATTCTCCATAGGCCCACAGAGATCTGAGTGTATGAGTTGCAAGACTTCGGTAGATCTGCTCTGACTCGATTTAAATGGCAATctagcctggaaccgctcgaccgctacggtcgcaggttcgaatcctgcctcggacatggatgtgtgtgatgtccttaggttagttaggtttaagtagttctaagttctagagggctgatgacctcggatgttaagtcccatagtgctcagagccatttgaatcattttgaatctAGCCTGCTTCCCTTGCAAACACACCTCACATTGAACATTATTCATTCCATGATTTCCCATTCCAGTTGCCATATTCTTTAGTAAAGTCATACTTTTCCCATTCAAATGTCCCAGTCTCTTATGCCACAAGAAACCTTTTGCAGCATAAACAGAGAGATTTCCTGTTTCAACAGTATTTTGAACAGTATACACTTTGTAAATACCTGTTACATTATTTCCAGTAGCtacaatatcaccacaagaatctaTCACTTTGGCACCCTCTATATCGAAGATAACTTTATTACTCTTCTTTACTATTTCGCTTACTGACAACAAATTAGTTGTAATATTCTTTACATGATGTACATCATGAGCAGTAACAATTTCATTTTCCCCATTCACAAGCAAATTAAGATCCACTTTTCCTGCGAGTACACATTACTTAGATCCGTCAACTGTGGAAATTACAATGTCAGTCCCTGAGTGAACATCATACAAACCTGACGGAGCTTTGGTAATGTGCACAGATGCTCCTGAATATAGAAACTATTCTACATGATCGTTACTCGCTTCATTAAAagagtaaaaaacagaaaatgtcttACCTTTGTCTGTAGCCTTTCTCTCAGGACTGCTGGAATTAACATGCTTCTCTTCTTTTATACTTTGAAGCAATATGTCCAGTTTTCTAGCATCTGAAACATCTTattggcttcttcttcttgtccttAGAGTATAAATCCGACGCTGGTTCATTCTTCACGTCATGTAGAATCTTTACTTTAACACTATCCGCTGTAATGGGTATTCCCAAACTTTCCAAACCCATTATCATTGGCGAATATTTGTCTGTTAGTCCAGCTAACAATAAAGTTCCAATccattcatcagcaatttgaaaatCAATATTCCTCAGAAGATTGGAGATTGAAATTGTTTTATTCACATATTCATCCACGGTTTCACACTTACTCAATCTTGTGGTTATCAGCTCACGAAGTAATCCTACTTTCTGGTTAAACCACCATATTGAAATGCGTTTTTCAGTTTGTCCCATACCTCCTTTGCTGACATAGCCTTTCTATGTGAACATAATTCACTGGATCAATCAGAAGAATTAGTTTTGATTTCGCCATCCGATCCTTAGCAGCAAAATTTGATTCCGTATGTGCCAGTTTACCGTTTACGACTTCCCATATGTCATCCAAGTGAAAATACGCCTCAACAGCAAACTTGCAGGTCGCGTCATTTTCGCGCCCTACAAGCCGCTCTGTTTGCGGTATCTTTGTTGTACTCAgtttacagttattttcttctTCGTATAGCGGACACAATCCTACTTTATACGAACTTCCGTGCACCTTTTGCGCAAATACACGACACCTTAAAGCTTATTATTTCGCTTTAATCCAATAAATTGTTGTAATCCATAACTTGTTGTAGTTTATGCAGATTAACGCAGCTAAATGACACATTAATGCATTTGACTACCAAGTTATATTTGCCCCATCAACAAACACAGAACATGTATACTCCACAGAGTCTAATGCACTCTGCACATCATATCTTGTGCGCCACTATGCACGCCGGAAAATGTTTGTTCACCTATCCCCGacaattagcatatctaccaagttccgctgccaCACGTTGGTTACAGCCCACGCTGCACCACTCTGAGTAGCTGCATTTCAGTTACAACCACCTGGTACATTCCATAAATGCTCAATGTGCCATCACGTCACACATGACAAACATCAAACTCGTCCTATACTTCGGCGAGCATGTGCGGATTTATGCCGACTTTTGTCTCTGGTTGCTATTGATACTTAACAGTATTTaacagacagt
Protein-coding sequences here:
- the LOC126335663 gene encoding uncharacterized protein LOC126335663, with product MALRVAGRLRTLRKLVAAVAGLCNPHGSTAHEIVEWNAHHPCGTNRCHHLPINDSESRPSHCILSLYDQPMFWITMRKDKARLLTGLRYGVMKGVLEKHGCRYKLAMEGGRPKGRQQDARPQVRCCRQRRCRSSRRRCRTRAPSSSSHHRRQWKCRSSRRRCRTRAPSSNTRHRRQWKCRSSRRRCSACSRSSTTRNRRQRKGRSTKRRCCACTRSSSKRMSRRSTHRYRHPTTIAVCTKNAGESESHRGRQPGAAPVAPGRVDVASCPVGDAAPSPGACAVREASP